TGTTATAAGCAAAAATAtactaaataaatgaatttaaaactaTTTCGGTACACTAAATAATCtcttataaatttattaaatttaaatacatAATCTACTTAATACTAATCGTCTCAACGGAGGACAACGTGGCCGAGTGGTTTTAAGGCGTTCGCCTGCTATTCTGTAGCCCAGCGGATTCCCTTTGGGAGCGCAGGTTCGAATCCTGCCGTTGTCGgcatgattttttttatttgtaaaatgaATATCGAAGAGCCTTAGAGAAATATGTTATAGGAATTTATCGAGgcaaataatgaaattctAGTAAGAGAATAACCTGATGGTTAAAGCTTGTTTATTGATCTTCTTGcagattttttattgttttcatGAGATGGATAATACTTTAAATGATTTATGTTCTATCTAAAGTAAAACTTGGCgaaattttaagaaaacaCCCATAAAGGTGTAACTATTAACTAAGAAGAGTTCGCAAGTCagtgatttatttttttcaattgtcCCGAGTGACTTAAGACACCGACTAGTACAATTTGTCAAATTTATTGTAAatctatttttctttaacaaaaaGTGATTGCAAGCGCTTCTCGATCCTCAATGGATCAGTCGCTAACTGTGTGGAATAAGTACATTTCgcaagtaaaaaaaatggtaatTCTGACGTATCGAATGAAGGACATAACGTTAAACATAATTGAATACTAATTCTAAAATCTATATATGttctctttatttaaacCGTACTACTAGATTGTTCCTCAATATCCCAAATAACACCTAATGGTTCTTTACCATTTACAACAATCAAGTGATTGTCGAAGAAACATTGCAAGTTgagaaaaatgaatgaaGTAGAAATATTCTAATGTGCTAATGatttattgtaaaaataaatcatattattttatttctttgacTTTCTTACATAGTCGAACACAGACAAATACAATTTTCGATTAACATTTCTAGAGTCTCACTTGATAGATTGTGCTTTACTTTATTTCATAAGTATTCCTATAGTACTCAAGCGTGCTTGGTATTATTATTGTAAACTTAATGACATTCTTGTTAGAACGACACCCCATTTGAACTTAGCAATAGTTTataattatgaaaaaaacaaaaacaaaaattttattttgattcCCAAATTGTAAACAGACGCTTGAAACCCTTACATGTACCTGTGTCTGCTACCCATCTGTACATGAGTTGTATAGTAACGTCCAGGTTGTCCCATAACCAAACTCCTTGAACTTTGAAAGCGGCTCTTTATAGagtcattttttatttcctatAGTACttgaaataatattattcTCTAAAACTTTTCACTCAAAGAGCAGGACGTATTTGCTCCTTATATATGCGAAGGCGTTACTATTGACCTTTTTCATCGCCTTTGATCCACTTTTGGTTAAAGATTTTATCCTCCTTGcaaagttttttgtttactgtCTAAGCAATGCCATTTATCGAGTCAATGGCCCCTTTATCGCGCGCAATTACTCGCGGTATCTCTCAATTCTCATGCTACTCTAACACATTGGTTTTAAGAAGTTCCCGTaactcttcttcatcattagTTAAACGAAGTTATGTATCCTCTCGTGTTTCACCCAAAAAGCCACAGCATAATTCGGATGCCACTTCTTCAGCTCAAAAAGTCGCTAATAAAACGCACACTAGTTCTGTCCTTCCAGGTACTATATTAAAGGGACTGTGTATAAAGGCGGGTGGCGTCGACCCTGTAGCTCGTGAAGATCATGAATATC
Above is a genomic segment from Schizosaccharomyces pombe strain 972h- genome assembly, chromosome: III containing:
- the mrpl37 gene encoding mitochondrial 54S ribosomal protein mL54; the protein is MPFIESMAPLSRAITRGISQFSCYSNTLVLRSSRNSSSSLVKRSYVSSRVSPKKPQHNSDATSSAQKVANKTHTSSVLPGTILKGLCIKAGGVDPVAREDHEYPEWLWSLLDEPAPNSKTARSHARKSAIRAANFLTKK